From Vidua macroura isolate BioBank_ID:100142 chromosome 8, ASM2450914v1, whole genome shotgun sequence, one genomic window encodes:
- the NKX1-2 gene encoding NK1 transcription factor-related protein 2: MVGTRSRFSGRRWRGAQLEAHGDPRPRARRDALPARGPAGAREGGGWNWILSLDAAKGKVLDIRVPCRAPGVRIILCRRSGRARIRARRRPTPAPDGPRLFPRHRTGFFPPAPGRSFPRGGSDAHAPAESGAEDAGQERDEEDPSGDGTGTASPPGPEEPGSPRSARRRRPEPGCGKPRRARTAFTYEQLVALENKFRATRYLSVCERLSLALSLSLTETQVKIWFQNRRTKWKKQHPGADGAAPAASPAAAAAASGGSPSPPGPAALPFQTFPSYAAANVLVPPAAPFPLGAGPFTPFLGPAYLGPFYAPHL, encoded by the exons ATGGTAGGAACGCGCTCGCGTTTCTCCGGCCGGCGCTGGCGGGGCGCGCAGTTGGAGGCACACGGGGACCCTcggccccgcgcccggcggGACGCGCTCCCCGCGCGGGGTCCCGCAGGAGCGAGGGAAGGGGGAGGCTGGAACTGGATTTTAAGTCTTGATGCTGCAAAGGGAAAAGTTCTCGATATCCGCGTGCCCTGCCGGGCTCCCGGCGTGCGGATCATCCTCTGCCGCCGGAGCGGGAGGGCGCGCATCAGGGCGCGCCGCCGCCCCACCCCGGCGCCGGACGGGCCGCGGCTCTTTCCGAGGCACCGCACGGGTTTCTTTCCCCCAGCCCCCGGGCGCTCCTTTCCCCGGGGCGGCAGCG ATGCGCACGCCCCGGCGGAGAGCGGCGCCGAGGACGCGGGGCAGGAGCGAGACGAGGAGGACCCGAGCGGGGACGGGACCGGGACCGCGAGCCCGCCCGGGCCGGAGGAGCCGGGCTCGCCGCGGAgcgcccggcggcggcggccggagcCGGGCTGCGGGAAGCCGCGGCGGGCGCGCACCGCCTTCACCTACGAGCAGCTGGTGGCCCTGGAGAACAAGTTCCGAGCCACGCGGTACCTGTCGGTCTGCGAGCGCCTTAGCCTGGCGCTGTCCCTCAGCCTCACCGAGACGCAGGTGAAGATCTGGTTCCAGAACCGCCGCACCAAGTGGAAGAAGCAGCACCCGGGCGCCGACGGGGCGGCCCCCGCAGCAtcccccgcggcggcggcggcggcgagcggCGGCAGCCCCAGCCCGCCGGGCCCCGCAGCTCTGCCCTTCCAGACTTTCCCTTCCTACGCCGCCGCCAACGTGCTGGTGCCGCCGGCCGCCCCCTTCCCGCTGGGCGCCGGCCCCTTCACACCCTTCCTGGGCCCCGCGTACCTCGGCCCCTTCTACGCCCCGCACCTCTGa